The Streptococcus parasanguinis genomic sequence TGACCCTGAAAAAGATGGCCAATTCTTCTTCTGATACACCAGCCATCATATCCTGGTCCACTTCTTCAAAGAATTGTTTCATGTCATTCAATTTATCTTTTACACTGTCTGTTAGGTAGACATACTTGGCCCGTTTATCGGTTGGACTAGGCTCTAGATAAATAAAGCCATTTTTCTCCATGCGCTTGATCAGGTTACTCGTCACGGATTTTGAGATATGAAGTTCCTGCTCAACATCCCGAATCAAGGTCACTTTCCCCTCCTTTTCACGATGAGATAAAAAGCCCAATACCTGACCTTGGGGTCCTGCGCTAAATTCAAGCCCTCTCTTCTTGGCCTCTCTTTCTACCATGAGGTGAATGAGATGACCGATTTTTTTAAATTCTAGTAAAGGTTTGTCCATCATTTCCTCCAAATAGTTCTCTTAAGAACTTTAAAGTTACTATGAGAACTATTTTAACACAAAAAAGATCCCTGTCAAGAAAAAAGTTTCCATAAGAACTAAAAAAAGGAGCCGAATCGACTCCATCCTTCATCTTTAGATAATAATGCCTTCTAGATGATCCATTTCATGCTGACAGATCTGGGCCGAAAAGCCTGACAAATGAATTGTTTTTGCTTTCCAATTCATATCTCGATAGGCCACTGAAATCTCCTCATAACGAGTGGTCGGCCGACTCCCCACCAAGGACAAGCATCCTTCCTCTGTTTGGTAAGGCTTTTTCTTTTCAAGGAGAACCGGATTAAACAGGACCAAATTTTCACTTCCCATTCGGATGATAATCGCTCGCTTTTTCACCCCGATCATATTGGCTGCTAAACCGACACACTCAAGGAGATGAGCATTTAAGGTGTCCTGCAAATCCAAAGCCAAGGTGCGATCCTCAGGTGTCGCTTCTTCTGACTTTTGACCCAAGAATAAGACATCTTTTACAATATTCTTTTTCATTCCTTCCTCACTTCTTGATAGATAGACGAAAGAAGAGAGTGGGACAGAAATCGGTAATTCGTTAGAATTGGATTTCATCGTCCCACCTCCGCACAGTTGAGTAGGGCTGTAAAAGCTGATGAAATCGGCGTAGTAGAGCCCACTCAACCACTGCGTCTTGCTCGACAATCCAAAAATAATTGAGAGGCTAGGACTTTTGTCCCAGCCTCCTCGCTCTTGTTTCTAACCTCTAAGAGACAATTGCTGCTTATTTTTTAAGCTTTTCGCTCACTTCTTTTGCAAGGACAAAGTTCCCCAAGGTCGCTGAACCATTGCCGGCAACTGCAGGTGTCACAATATAATCTCTCACATCAGGTACAGGGAGGTAACCGTTCAAGAGGGCAGTAAATTTCGTGCGAACACGATCTAACATATGTTGTTGAGCCATGACTCCTCCTCCAAAGACAATGACGTCTGGGCGGAAGGTAACTGTCGCATTCACTGCTGCTTGTGCGATGTAGTAGGCTTGAATATCCCATACATTGCTGTTGAGTTCAATGTTTTCCCCACGAATACCCGTACGAGCTTCGAGACTAGGACCAGCCGCAAAACCTTCCAAACAGCCATTGTGGAAAGGACAAACACCCTTGAATTCTTTTTCCACATCCATTGGGTGTTGGGCCACATAGTAGTGTCCCATTTCTGGGTGCCCAGCTCCCCCGATAAACTCACCACGTTGGATGACACCAGCTCCGATTCCTGTTCCGATTGTATAGTAAACCAAGTTTTCGATATGACCACCCGCATTGTTGCGTGCGACCACTTCTCCATAGGCAGAACTATTCACATCTGTTGTGAAATAGATAGGTACATTCAAGGCACGACGGAAGGCCCCAACGATATCTACATTGGCCCAATTTGGTTTTGGAGTCGTTGTGATGAAACCATAAGTGTTTGAATTTGGATCGATATCAATTGGTCCAAATGAACCAATCGCAAGCCCAACTAGATCCTCAAATTTTGAGAAAAATTCAATACACTTATCAATCGTCTCAATTGGCTTGGTTGTTGGAAATTGTACTTTTTCCACAACATTATAGTTTTCATCACCAACCGCACAAACAAATTTTGTACCGCCAGCTTCCAAACTTCCATATAATTTTGTCATGTTGGCTCCTTTTTTATTATGAAAAATATCCTGTATTTATTATAGCATATTTTGTAGTCAATCTTTTTCTCTTCTCTAAAGAAAAAACACACTTTTTTTGAGAAATAAAATTCAAGGACTGGAGATGATAGACCAGTCCTTGAAAACTTATTGTTTCGATTAAGCTTTGACTTCGATGATCGCATCACCCTTCGCAACAGATCCAGTTGCAACAGGTGTGACAGAAGCATAGTCAGCTGTGTTAGTGACGATCACCATAGTTGTGTCTTCAAGACCAGCTGCGGCAATTTTCGCTGCATCAAATGTACCAAGGACATCACCAGCTTTCACTTTATCACCTTGAGCTACTTTTTGATCAAATCCTTCACCGTTCATTGATACGGTATCAATCCCAACGTGGATCAAGATTTCAGCACCATTAGCGGTCTTCAAACCGTAAGCGTGACCAGTTGCAAAAGCAATGGTTACTTCAGCATCAGCTGGTGCATAGACAACGCCTTCAGTTGGTTTGATGGCAATTCCTTGTCCCATCGCTCCACTTGAGAAGACAGGATCATTCACATCAGCAAGTGCTACAGCACTACCAACGATAGGAGAGATGATGGTTTCGTCTTGAAGAGATGCTGGAATAACTCCAGTTGTTTCTTCTTCAATAATAGCTTCTGCTTCTTTGTCCTCTGCAGGAACTGATGAAGCTTCATCTTCATAACCAAACATATAAGTCAAACCGAAACTTAGGGCAGTTGTAAATACAACCATAAATACATATTTCAATAATTGACCGTTTAGATAGAGAAGCGTTCCTGGAATAATTGTAATACCAAATCCTGTACCAGCAAGATTTAACATAGATGCAATCCAACCACCTACTGCACCTGCTCCCAAAGCAATAACGAATGGTTTCACATAACGCAAGTTTACACCAAAGATTGCAGGCTCAGTAATACCTAACAAGGCAGAGATAGTTGCAGGAAATGCTAGAGCTTTCACTTTTTGAGATTTAGATTTCACTGCCACTGCTAAAGTAGCTCCAGCTTGTGCAGTCATAGCCGCTGTAATAATTGCATTAAATGGATCTTTTTTATCTGCAGTAATTAATTGTGATTCAAGAAGATTAAAGATATGATGGACGCCGGTAACGACAATCAACTGATGAACGCCACCAA encodes the following:
- a CDS encoding MarR family winged helix-turn-helix transcriptional regulator; the protein is MDKPLLEFKKIGHLIHLMVEREAKKRGLEFSAGPQGQVLGFLSHREKEGKVTLIRDVEQELHISKSVTSNLIKRMEKNGFIYLEPSPTDKRAKYVYLTDSVKDKLNDMKQFFEEVDQDMMAGVSEEELAIFFRVMHQFYENMKKRSEE
- a CDS encoding peptide deformylase; the protein is MKKNIVKDVLFLGQKSEEATPEDRTLALDLQDTLNAHLLECVGLAANMIGVKKRAIIIRMGSENLVLFNPVLLEKKKPYQTEEGCLSLVGSRPTTRYEEISVAYRDMNWKAKTIHLSGFSAQICQHEMDHLEGIII
- the scrK gene encoding fructokinase ScrK translates to MTKLYGSLEAGGTKFVCAVGDENYNVVEKVQFPTTKPIETIDKCIEFFSKFEDLVGLAIGSFGPIDIDPNSNTYGFITTTPKPNWANVDIVGAFRRALNVPIYFTTDVNSSAYGEVVARNNAGGHIENLVYYTIGTGIGAGVIQRGEFIGGAGHPEMGHYYVAQHPMDVEKEFKGVCPFHNGCLEGFAAGPSLEARTGIRGENIELNSNVWDIQAYYIAQAAVNATVTFRPDVIVFGGGVMAQQHMLDRVRTKFTALLNGYLPVPDVRDYIVTPAVAGNGSATLGNFVLAKEVSEKLKK
- a CDS encoding sucrose-specific PTS transporter subunit IIBC, which encodes MSNTEIAKQVIDAIGGVENVSSVAHCATRLRVMVKDESKINKDVVENIEKVQGAFFNSGQYQIIFGTGTVNKIYDEVVALGLPTSSKDEMKAEAAKQGNWFQRAIRTFGDVFVPILPAIVATGLFMGIRGAIAQDQVLALFGTTADAFKSTDFYTYSTILTDTAFAFFPALISWSAFRVFGGNPVLGIVIGLMMVSPTLPNAWVVAEDPSKAATYFGIFHHVVGFQNSVLPAFFVGLIGAKLEKWLHKKIPDVLDLLLVPLFTLTIMSFLALFIIGPFFHSIEEYVLNVTKFILNLPFGLAGLLIGGVHQLIVVTGVHHIFNLLESQLITADKKDPFNAIITAAMTAQAGATLAVAVKSKSQKVKALAFPATISALLGITEPAIFGVNLRYVKPFVIALGAGAVGGWIASMLNLAGTGFGITIIPGTLLYLNGQLLKYVFMVVFTTALSFGLTYMFGYEDEASSVPAEDKEAEAIIEEETTGVIPASLQDETIISPIVGSAVALADVNDPVFSSGAMGQGIAIKPTEGVVYAPADAEVTIAFATGHAYGLKTANGAEILIHVGIDTVSMNGEGFDQKVAQGDKVKAGDVLGTFDAAKIAAAGLEDTTMVIVTNTADYASVTPVATGSVAKGDAIIEVKA